A window of Streptomyces sp. DG1A-41 contains these coding sequences:
- a CDS encoding carbamoyltransferase C-terminal domain-containing protein — translation MRILGINALFHDPAAALVIDGRTVAAAEEERFSRRKHGKRPLPFSAWELPEKAAAWCLKRAGLRPQDLDAVTYSFDPALARPAEDMGLDDPWDHLRLIYAREAPGFLRTALPGLAPGIVRFVPHHMAHAASSAFAAPDAGDSSVLVLDGRGERASHLAARRVGDRLEALHAQDLPHSLGLVYEELTEHLGFLRSSDEFKVMALASHGTPRMLTELRRHVYPTGDGGFHATGVPWQELCAPRRADEPWTQDHADVAASAQAVLEETLLDLVRWLHGRTHDRVLTLAGGIALNCVANSRIAREGPFSRVWVQPAAGDAGTALGGALLLSAGEGEEPEPMTGADLGRDWSDAELGAWLKTAAVPFERPPDIAASVARALADNAIVAWFQGRSEYGPRALGHRSLLAHPGHAGNLERLNDVKGREQFRPVAPMVLADRAADIFDGPLPSPYMLFVHDVAPAWRDRIPAVVHVDGTARIQTVDPGREPLVARMLGEFERLTGLPVVVNTSLNTAGRPMVDDPRDALECFGSSPVDLLAIGPYAVRRGDLFRSEDAGGLR, via the coding sequence ATGCGCATCCTCGGAATCAACGCCCTCTTCCACGACCCCGCCGCCGCCTTGGTGATCGACGGGCGGACCGTCGCCGCCGCGGAGGAGGAGCGGTTCTCCCGGCGCAAGCACGGCAAGCGACCCCTGCCGTTCTCCGCCTGGGAGCTGCCCGAGAAGGCCGCCGCCTGGTGCCTGAAGCGGGCCGGGCTGCGCCCGCAGGACCTCGACGCGGTCACCTACTCCTTCGACCCGGCACTCGCCCGGCCCGCCGAGGACATGGGCCTGGACGACCCGTGGGACCACCTGCGGCTGATCTACGCGCGCGAGGCGCCCGGATTCCTGCGGACGGCCCTGCCCGGCCTCGCCCCCGGCATCGTCCGCTTCGTGCCGCACCACATGGCCCACGCCGCCTCCAGCGCCTTCGCCGCGCCGGACGCCGGCGACTCCTCCGTCCTGGTCCTGGACGGCCGCGGCGAGCGCGCCTCCCACCTGGCCGCACGCCGCGTGGGGGACCGGCTGGAGGCGCTGCACGCCCAGGACCTGCCGCACTCGCTCGGCCTCGTCTACGAGGAACTCACCGAACACCTCGGCTTCCTGCGCTCCTCCGACGAGTTCAAGGTGATGGCGCTCGCCTCCCACGGCACCCCGCGCATGCTCACCGAACTGCGCCGCCACGTGTACCCCACCGGCGACGGCGGCTTCCACGCCACCGGGGTGCCGTGGCAGGAGCTGTGCGCGCCGCGCCGCGCCGACGAGCCGTGGACACAGGATCACGCCGACGTGGCCGCGAGTGCCCAGGCCGTGCTGGAGGAGACGCTGCTCGACCTCGTGCGCTGGCTGCACGGCCGTACTCACGACCGGGTGCTCACCCTCGCCGGTGGCATCGCCCTCAACTGCGTCGCCAACTCCCGTATCGCCCGCGAGGGCCCCTTCTCCCGGGTGTGGGTGCAGCCCGCCGCCGGAGACGCCGGTACCGCCCTGGGCGGCGCCCTGCTGCTGTCCGCCGGCGAGGGCGAGGAACCGGAGCCCATGACCGGCGCCGACCTCGGCCGGGACTGGTCCGACGCGGAGCTCGGCGCCTGGCTGAAGACGGCCGCCGTCCCCTTCGAACGGCCCCCGGACATCGCCGCCTCCGTCGCCCGGGCCCTCGCGGACAACGCGATCGTCGCATGGTTCCAGGGGCGTTCCGAGTACGGCCCCCGGGCGCTCGGCCACCGCTCGCTGCTCGCCCACCCGGGGCACGCGGGCAACCTGGAACGGCTCAACGACGTCAAGGGCCGCGAGCAGTTCCGCCCCGTCGCGCCGATGGTCCTCGCCGACCGTGCCGCCGACATCTTCGACGGCCCGCTGCCCAGCCCGTACATGCTGTTCGTGCACGACGTCGCCCCGGCCTGGCGGGACCGCATCCCTGCCGTCGTCCATGTCGACGGCACTGCCCGCATCCAGACCGTCGACCCGGGCCGCGAGCCGCTGGTGGCCCGCATGCTCGGCGAGTTCGAGCGGCTCACCGGGCTGCCAGTGGTCGTCAACACCAGCCTCAACACCGCCGGGCGGCCCATGGTCGACGACCCGCGCGACGCCCTGGAGTGCTTCGGCTCCTCGCCCGTCGACCTGCTGGCCATCGGCCCGTACGCCGTCCGCCGCGGCGACCTGTTCCGTTCCGAGGACGCCGGAGGCCTGCGATGA
- a CDS encoding cytochrome P450, with translation MTHPSPAEQAFSLAAPVRLWEDGFARDPRPYYAALRTHGPVGWAELAPGVPAYVVTDRRAALDLLHDTKTFSHDPRPWEATVPDDSPVLGMMRWRPNTLFADGAAHIRYRTTLIDAFDLVEPHDLRARVHRAVHLLVSRIGPRGEADLVGEFTRPLMALVFNSLFGLPDSASDRLDAALGKLIEGGAQAGQGEAEYAGYVLELIAAKAERRGDDLPSWLLDHPAGLTPEEVTWQVFLTLGAGHEPTANLVSNALSRILGNPDYYSTLTSGARPVTDAVLEVLHHETPLANYGIHYARTPVTFHGVWIRAAVPVVISYGALAQATEQERGADRHPGDASHLSWSAGPHACPVKQHTLLIATEAIERLTQWLPDLEPVLPRERLTWRPGPFHRSLTALPVRFSPRSPDQPGGRP, from the coding sequence GTGACCCACCCGTCCCCTGCCGAGCAGGCCTTCTCCCTCGCGGCGCCCGTGCGCCTGTGGGAGGACGGCTTCGCCCGCGACCCCCGCCCGTACTACGCCGCCCTGCGCACCCACGGCCCGGTCGGCTGGGCGGAACTCGCGCCCGGTGTGCCGGCGTACGTCGTCACGGACCGGCGGGCGGCTCTGGATCTGCTGCACGACACGAAGACGTTCTCACACGATCCCCGGCCCTGGGAGGCGACCGTCCCCGACGACTCGCCGGTGCTCGGGATGATGCGCTGGCGGCCCAACACGCTGTTCGCCGACGGTGCCGCCCACATCCGCTACCGCACCACGCTGATCGACGCCTTCGATCTGGTGGAGCCGCACGACCTGCGGGCCCGGGTGCACCGGGCGGTGCATCTGCTCGTGAGCCGGATCGGGCCGCGCGGCGAGGCCGACCTGGTGGGCGAGTTCACCAGGCCGCTGATGGCACTGGTGTTCAACAGCCTGTTCGGGCTGCCGGACAGCGCGAGCGACCGGCTCGACGCCGCGCTCGGCAAGCTGATCGAGGGCGGCGCGCAGGCGGGGCAGGGCGAGGCGGAGTACGCCGGGTACGTGCTGGAGCTGATCGCGGCGAAGGCCGAGCGGCGCGGCGACGACCTGCCGAGCTGGCTGCTGGACCATCCGGCGGGGCTGACCCCCGAGGAGGTCACCTGGCAGGTGTTCCTCACGCTCGGCGCGGGACACGAGCCGACGGCCAACCTGGTGTCCAACGCGCTGTCCAGGATCCTCGGCAACCCGGACTACTACTCGACGCTCACCAGCGGCGCCCGCCCGGTGACGGACGCGGTGCTGGAGGTGTTGCACCACGAGACACCGCTCGCCAACTACGGCATCCACTACGCCCGCACACCCGTCACCTTCCATGGTGTGTGGATCAGGGCCGCGGTGCCTGTGGTGATCTCGTACGGGGCGCTCGCGCAGGCCACCGAGCAGGAGCGCGGCGCGGACCGTCACCCGGGCGACGCCTCCCACCTGTCCTGGTCGGCGGGCCCGCACGCCTGCCCGGTCAAGCAGCACACCCTGCTCATCGCCACCGAGGCGATCGAACGGCTCACCCAGTGGCTGCCCGACCTCGAACCCGTGCTGCCCCGCGAGCGCCTCACCTGGCGGCCCGGCCCGTTCCACCGGTCGCTGACGGCGCTGCCCGTCCGCTTCAGCCCCCGCTCCCCCGACCAGCCAGGAGGACGTCCGTGA
- a CDS encoding DUF742 domain-containing protein, with protein sequence MTGRRGGRPLVPAYLSTGGVARPSRAHLERLSVLTGSGEPAPADLPAAQATLLEELEYGSLTVVEAAALLRLPVSAVMVLAADLIDRGLVLARAPIPPARRFDPDLLKRVADGLRDLKHP encoded by the coding sequence ATGACCGGCCGCCGAGGCGGCCGTCCCCTGGTTCCCGCGTATCTGTCGACCGGCGGAGTGGCCCGGCCCAGCCGTGCCCATCTGGAGCGGCTGTCGGTCCTCACCGGCAGCGGCGAGCCGGCTCCCGCCGATCTGCCCGCCGCGCAGGCGACCCTGCTGGAGGAACTGGAGTACGGATCGCTGACGGTGGTGGAGGCCGCGGCCCTGCTGCGGCTGCCGGTCTCCGCCGTGATGGTGCTGGCCGCCGACCTCATCGACCGTGGCCTGGTGCTGGCCCGCGCGCCGATCCCGCCCGCCCGGCGTTTCGACCCCGACCTGCTGAAGAGAGTGGCCGATGGCCTCCGCGACCTCAAGCACCCTTGA
- a CDS encoding NAD-dependent epimerase/dehydratase family protein, giving the protein MTTALSRSWEHAVVTGGAGFVGSHLCAALLDAGAAVTCVDDFSTGRPENISPMLDQPGFTLVQADVAEGLRIKRTPDLVLHFASPASPADYLRLPLHTMETGSVGTRNALELARSSHARFVLASTSEVYGDPQQNPQNERYWGNVNPVGPRSVYDEAKRFGEALTTAHADTHGTDTCIVRLFNTYGPRMRGHDGRAVPTFVRQALAGEPLTVTGDGRQTRSLCYVDDTVRGILAAAAHGMRGPVNIGNPTEITMLDLARLVVELAGSPSEIRFIERPVDDPAVRCPDITLARDKLGWEPQVRAEEGLRRTIAWFREDGTDD; this is encoded by the coding sequence ATGACCACCGCCCTCTCACGGAGCTGGGAACACGCCGTCGTCACGGGCGGTGCCGGGTTCGTCGGCTCCCACCTGTGCGCCGCCCTGCTGGACGCGGGCGCGGCCGTCACCTGCGTGGACGACTTCAGCACCGGCCGGCCCGAGAACATATCCCCGATGCTCGACCAGCCCGGCTTCACGCTCGTGCAGGCCGACGTCGCCGAGGGCCTGCGGATCAAGCGAACGCCCGACCTCGTCCTGCACTTCGCCTCCCCGGCGTCCCCCGCGGACTACCTGCGACTGCCGCTGCACACCATGGAGACGGGCAGCGTCGGCACCCGCAACGCCCTGGAACTCGCACGGTCCTCCCACGCCCGGTTCGTCCTCGCCTCGACGTCCGAGGTCTACGGCGACCCGCAGCAGAACCCCCAGAACGAGCGCTACTGGGGCAACGTCAACCCGGTCGGCCCGCGCAGCGTCTACGACGAGGCCAAACGCTTCGGCGAGGCGCTGACCACCGCCCACGCCGACACCCACGGCACCGACACCTGCATCGTGCGGCTGTTCAACACCTACGGCCCGCGGATGCGCGGCCACGACGGACGCGCGGTGCCGACCTTCGTACGGCAGGCCCTGGCCGGCGAGCCCCTCACCGTGACCGGCGACGGCCGCCAGACCCGGTCGCTGTGCTACGTCGACGACACCGTGCGCGGCATCCTCGCGGCGGCCGCCCACGGCATGCGAGGCCCCGTCAACATCGGCAACCCGACCGAGATCACCATGCTCGACCTGGCCCGCCTGGTCGTCGAACTCGCCGGCTCCCCGTCGGAGATCCGCTTCATCGAACGCCCGGTGGACGACCCGGCCGTGCGCTGCCCGGACATCACGCTGGCCCGCGACAAGCTCGGCTGGGAACCGCAGGTGCGCGCCGAGGAGGGGCTGCGGCGCACGATCGCCTGGTTCCGCGAGGACGGGACCGACGACTGA
- a CDS encoding ATP/GTP-binding protein has product MASATSSTLDTAAGGNGIHLPDTARDLVKILVTGPFGAGKTTLIGSVSEILPLHTEERLTEASARVDDLAGARDKSTTTVAIDFGRISLPGDIVLYLFGTPGQERFRSLWDDIAHGALGALVLVDTRRIDASFDVLGLVEETGLPYAVAFNTFPDAPRHHTPEQLRAALDLDPTTPMVTCDAREANSSVDSLLALVQHLIDHRPAEHR; this is encoded by the coding sequence ATGGCCTCCGCGACCTCAAGCACCCTTGACACCGCCGCCGGCGGCAACGGCATCCATCTCCCGGACACCGCCCGCGACCTGGTGAAGATCCTGGTCACGGGGCCGTTCGGGGCGGGCAAGACCACCCTCATCGGCTCCGTCTCGGAGATCCTCCCGCTGCACACGGAGGAGCGGCTCACCGAGGCGTCCGCGCGGGTCGACGATCTCGCCGGGGCCCGGGACAAGTCGACCACCACGGTCGCCATCGACTTCGGCCGGATCAGCCTGCCGGGCGACATCGTGCTGTATCTGTTCGGCACGCCCGGCCAGGAGCGGTTCCGGTCACTGTGGGACGACATCGCCCACGGGGCGCTGGGCGCGCTCGTGCTGGTCGACACCCGCCGGATCGACGCCTCGTTCGACGTGCTCGGACTGGTGGAGGAGACCGGACTGCCGTACGCGGTCGCCTTCAACACCTTTCCGGACGCGCCCCGGCACCACACGCCCGAGCAGTTGCGCGCCGCCCTGGACCTGGACCCGACCACCCCGATGGTGACCTGCGACGCGCGGGAGGCGAACTCCTCGGTCGACTCCCTGCTCGCCCTGGTCCAGCACCTGATCGACCACCGACCCGCGGAGCACCGGTGA
- a CDS encoding roadblock/LC7 domain-containing protein, translating into MTSRAAGDTAWVLEPVLEVPHVVAAVLLTRDGLVTGYTDALSQPSAERVAAITSTVQGACRTAAAAFADSDRADIRQVVIESAHGYVLIVPTDHGTCVAAYGDPEVRLDLLAHRVHSQVARLGEKAMAAGPRGADGDTPA; encoded by the coding sequence ATGACCAGCCGCGCAGCGGGGGACACGGCCTGGGTGCTCGAACCGGTCCTGGAGGTCCCGCACGTCGTGGCCGCCGTCCTGCTCACCCGGGACGGGCTCGTGACGGGCTACACCGACGCGCTGTCGCAGCCGTCGGCCGAGCGGGTCGCCGCCATCACCAGCACCGTGCAGGGCGCGTGCCGCACCGCGGCGGCGGCGTTCGCCGACTCCGACCGGGCCGACATCCGGCAGGTCGTCATCGAGTCGGCCCACGGCTATGTGCTCATCGTGCCGACGGACCACGGCACCTGCGTGGCCGCGTACGGCGACCCCGAGGTGCGCCTGGACCTGCTCGCGCACCGCGTGCACTCGCAGGTCGCGCGGCTCGGTGAGAAGGCGATGGCCGCCGGGCCCCGAGGGGCCGACGGCGACACGCCGGCATGA
- a CDS encoding catalase: MTDVSGTGPAPGDDRKVLTNRQGHPVYDNQNQRTVGPRGPATLENYQFLEKISHFDRERIPERVVHARGVTAYGHFEAYGTWGDEPISRHTRAKLFQERGKRTDVAVRFSTVIGGRDSSEAARDPRGFAVKFYTEDGNWDLVGNNLAVFFIRDAIKFPDVIHALKPDPVTFEQQPRRIFDFMSQTPEAMHMLVNLFSPRGIPADYRHMQGFGVNTYKWVNADGDTKLVKYHWMPKQGVRSMTEEDAANVQADSLGHATKDLYEAVGRGDYPEWELVVQMMDDHDHPELDFDPLDDTKTWPEQEFPPKPVGRMVLDRMPENFFAENEQISFGTGVLVDGLDFSDDKMLVGRTFSYSDTQRYRVGPNYLQLPVNQAKSADVSTNQRDGQMTYHVDGGGENPQVNYEPSITGGLREARYPTHDEQGPVIEGRLTRKRIPRTNDYMQAGQRYLLLEDWERDDLVKNFTGLLSQCDRPVQERMVWHFLLVENDLGLRVGEGLGIGPEDVAGLEPLASQDLTDEDRERLANLGKNQPRDVEGLTMTHCVPDERHVVTR; encoded by the coding sequence ATGACGGACGTATCCGGTACCGGTCCCGCTCCGGGCGACGACCGCAAGGTCCTCACCAACCGCCAGGGCCATCCGGTCTACGACAACCAGAACCAGCGCACCGTCGGTCCCCGCGGCCCCGCCACGCTGGAGAACTACCAGTTCCTCGAGAAGATCAGCCACTTCGACCGGGAACGCATCCCCGAGCGCGTCGTGCACGCCCGCGGCGTCACCGCCTACGGCCACTTCGAGGCCTACGGCACCTGGGGCGACGAGCCGATCAGCCGCCACACCCGGGCGAAACTGTTCCAGGAACGCGGCAAACGCACGGACGTGGCCGTCCGCTTCTCCACTGTCATCGGCGGCCGCGACTCCTCCGAGGCCGCCCGCGACCCGCGTGGTTTCGCGGTGAAGTTCTACACGGAGGACGGCAACTGGGACCTGGTCGGCAACAACCTCGCCGTCTTCTTCATCCGTGACGCGATCAAGTTCCCGGACGTCATCCACGCCCTCAAGCCGGACCCGGTGACCTTCGAACAGCAGCCCCGGCGCATCTTCGACTTCATGTCGCAGACGCCCGAGGCCATGCACATGCTGGTCAACCTGTTCAGCCCGCGCGGGATCCCCGCGGACTACCGCCACATGCAGGGCTTCGGCGTCAACACCTACAAGTGGGTCAACGCCGACGGCGACACCAAGCTCGTCAAGTACCACTGGATGCCCAAGCAGGGTGTGCGCAGCATGACCGAGGAGGACGCGGCGAACGTCCAGGCCGACTCCCTCGGCCACGCCACCAAGGACCTGTACGAGGCCGTCGGGCGGGGCGACTACCCGGAGTGGGAGCTGGTCGTCCAGATGATGGACGACCACGACCACCCCGAGCTCGACTTCGACCCGCTGGACGACACCAAGACCTGGCCCGAGCAGGAGTTCCCGCCGAAGCCGGTCGGCCGGATGGTGCTCGACCGGATGCCGGAGAACTTCTTCGCCGAGAACGAGCAGATCTCCTTCGGCACCGGCGTCCTCGTCGACGGGCTGGACTTCTCCGACGACAAGATGCTGGTCGGCCGGACCTTCTCCTACAGCGACACCCAGCGCTACCGGGTCGGCCCGAACTACCTGCAACTGCCCGTCAACCAGGCCAAGAGCGCGGATGTGAGCACCAACCAGCGCGACGGCCAGATGACCTACCACGTGGACGGCGGCGGCGAGAACCCGCAGGTCAACTATGAGCCGTCGATCACCGGCGGCCTGCGCGAGGCCCGCTACCCGACCCATGACGAGCAGGGACCCGTGATCGAGGGGCGGCTCACCCGCAAGCGCATCCCCCGCACCAACGACTACATGCAGGCGGGCCAGCGCTACCTGCTCCTGGAGGACTGGGAGCGCGACGACCTGGTGAAGAACTTCACCGGCCTGCTGTCCCAGTGCGACCGGCCCGTCCAGGAGCGCATGGTCTGGCACTTCCTGCTGGTCGAGAACGACCTCGGTCTGCGGGTCGGCGAGGGACTGGGCATCGGCCCGGAGGACGTCGCCGGTCTGGAGCCGCTGGCGAGCCAGGACCTCACGGACGAGGACCGCGAACGCCTGGCCAACCTGGGCAAGAACCAGCCGCGCGACGTCGAGGGCCTCACCATGACCCACTGCGTGCCGGACGAACGGCACGTCGTGACCCGCTGA
- a CDS encoding ATP-binding protein — MIELPDLVVGGLAVGTLSAFALGGGLLRSRRQLAAQRAKTAALRAQLDGTSRAFTAEVEHLAARRLPAAARQVAHPHVGVPGPLSPQLAGSPLGLALEQVLKGLKAELAAQRTRIDAAAQAGMRGATREIQAALYRLQDALRGLQQRYDDPELAQTLFELDHENEQSLRRAQTAAVVCGAWVGLARETSHLVDAVTGGQARLAGYQRVRVHNHLAAGTALVSHAVEPVAIIVAELLDNALRHSAPDTDVVVNLEAVAHGVCVTVDDAGLGMTQDERARAQRMVAGSEPILLTELGDPPRMGLAAIGQLTRQFDLSVDLSSPSPYGGVRAVLRVDSHLLTRIDPEELPPAASAPRSTRRAERDTAGGAASSRGAATPRGAEPGPSAPDVPAAPAREPEPDPATASRTPEEPSTTTARPTPSDDHGYGTDQDDQASAPAPGHHGPRDSGGLPQRRRRSRATPPPDSPASSPAPAPAPAPAPAPAPQHRPRRPEESAAALGALQSGTAAARCAARPNTGAVPAVPDGVPAATTDDGTPDDTDRDRNDHEGGTAR; from the coding sequence ATGATCGAATTACCGGACCTGGTGGTCGGCGGTCTCGCCGTCGGCACACTGTCCGCGTTCGCCCTCGGCGGCGGGTTGCTGCGCTCACGGCGGCAACTGGCCGCGCAGCGCGCCAAGACAGCCGCCCTGCGGGCGCAACTCGACGGCACCTCACGGGCGTTCACGGCCGAGGTCGAGCACCTGGCGGCGCGTCGCCTGCCCGCCGCGGCCCGGCAGGTGGCCCATCCGCACGTCGGCGTGCCCGGCCCGCTCAGCCCGCAGCTCGCCGGTTCGCCGCTGGGTCTCGCGCTGGAGCAGGTGCTGAAGGGGCTGAAGGCCGAACTCGCCGCGCAGCGCACCCGGATCGACGCCGCCGCGCAGGCCGGGATGCGCGGGGCCACGCGGGAGATCCAGGCGGCGCTGTACCGGTTGCAGGACGCCCTGCGCGGTCTGCAACAGCGCTATGACGACCCCGAGTTGGCGCAGACCCTGTTCGAGCTGGACCACGAGAACGAGCAGTCGCTGCGGCGCGCGCAGACCGCCGCGGTGGTGTGCGGAGCCTGGGTGGGACTGGCCCGGGAGACGTCCCATCTGGTGGACGCGGTGACGGGCGGCCAGGCCCGGCTCGCGGGCTACCAGCGCGTCCGGGTCCACAACCACCTGGCGGCGGGCACCGCCCTGGTGTCCCACGCCGTCGAGCCGGTCGCCATCATCGTCGCCGAGCTGCTCGACAACGCGCTGCGGCACTCCGCGCCCGACACCGACGTCGTGGTCAACCTGGAGGCCGTCGCCCACGGCGTCTGTGTCACCGTGGACGACGCCGGGCTGGGCATGACGCAGGACGAACGGGCCCGTGCCCAGCGGATGGTGGCCGGCTCCGAACCGATCCTGCTCACCGAGCTCGGCGACCCGCCGCGCATGGGACTCGCCGCCATCGGCCAGCTGACCCGGCAGTTCGATCTGAGCGTGGACCTGTCCTCCCCGTCCCCGTACGGCGGTGTGCGGGCGGTGCTGCGGGTCGACAGTCACCTGCTGACCCGCATCGATCCCGAAGAGCTGCCGCCGGCGGCCAGCGCCCCGCGGTCGACGCGCAGGGCGGAGCGGGACACGGCGGGCGGCGCCGCCTCGTCCCGCGGTGCCGCGACGCCCCGCGGTGCCGAGCCGGGCCCCTCCGCCCCTGACGTCCCGGCCGCCCCTGCCCGTGAACCCGAGCCGGACCCGGCCACCGCGTCCCGGACGCCCGAGGAACCGTCCACCACCACCGCCCGCCCCACCCCGTCCGACGATCACGGCTACGGCACGGACCAGGACGACCAGGCCTCCGCCCCGGCTCCCGGCCACCACGGCCCCCGTGACAGCGGCGGTCTCCCCCAGCGGCGCCGCCGCAGCCGGGCCACGCCCCCGCCGGACAGCCCGGCTTCCTCACCCGCACCCGCACCCGCACCCGCACCCGCACCCGCACCCGCACCACAGCATCGGCCGCGGCGCCCCGAGGAGTCCGCCGCCGCCCTCGGCGCCCTCCAGTCCGGCACGGCGGCCGCACGTTGTGCCGCCCGGCCGAACACCGGCGCCGTTCCAGCCGTACCTGATGGTGTCCCGGCCGCGACCACGGACGACGGGACACCCGACGACACCGACCGAGACCGCAACGACCACGAAGGGGGAACGGCTCGATGA
- a CDS encoding fructosamine kinase family protein, whose amino-acid sequence MTTRTDAVARLTGRAVTGERPLSGALAEVTLDDGRVVIVKRADGPGATRAEAAGLRWLAEARTVRIPDVHGHDGNWLVVDRVTEGRPSREAAVRFGRDLAALHAAGAPAFGAPPPDGPADAYIGLAPMRNEPGTDWPGWYAEHRVLPYLRRAVDQGTVRSGEAAVVERLCERLPGLAGPAEPPARLHGDLWNGNVLWGADGHVRLIDPAAHGGHRETDLAMLRLFGCPHLEQVLDGYQEEVPLADGWADRVGVHQLFPLLVHAVLFGRSYAEQALAVARSVPAG is encoded by the coding sequence ATGACCACCCGTACGGATGCCGTGGCCCGGCTCACCGGGCGGGCGGTCACCGGGGAACGGCCGCTGTCCGGGGCCCTCGCCGAGGTCACGCTCGACGACGGGCGGGTGGTGATCGTCAAGCGTGCCGACGGTCCGGGCGCGACGCGGGCCGAGGCGGCCGGGCTGCGCTGGCTGGCCGAGGCCCGCACGGTGCGGATACCGGACGTGCACGGCCATGACGGGAACTGGCTGGTCGTCGACCGGGTCACGGAGGGGCGGCCGAGCCGGGAGGCGGCGGTCCGCTTCGGCCGTGACCTGGCCGCCCTGCACGCCGCCGGAGCGCCCGCGTTCGGCGCGCCGCCACCGGACGGGCCGGCGGACGCGTACATCGGGCTCGCCCCGATGCGCAACGAGCCCGGCACCGACTGGCCGGGCTGGTACGCCGAGCATCGCGTGCTGCCGTATCTGCGGCGCGCGGTCGACCAGGGCACCGTCCGGTCCGGGGAGGCGGCCGTCGTGGAGCGGCTGTGCGAGCGGCTGCCGGGGCTGGCGGGGCCCGCCGAGCCGCCCGCGCGGCTGCACGGCGATCTGTGGAACGGCAATGTGCTGTGGGGGGCCGACGGGCACGTCCGGCTGATCGACCCGGCCGCGCACGGCGGGCACCGCGAGACCGATCTTGCGATGCTGCGTCTGTTCGGCTGCCCGCACCTGGAGCAGGTGCTGGACGGCTATCAGGAGGAGGTGCCGCTCGCCGACGGCTGGGCGGACCGCGTCGGCGTGCACCAGCTGTTCCCGCTGCTGGTGCACGCCGTGCTGTTCGGCCGCAGTTACGCGGAACAGGCCCTCGCGGTGGCCCGTAGCGTCCCGGCGGGGTGA
- a CDS encoding glycosyltransferase, whose protein sequence is MTEADTRTGDAEYAVVVPTLGRPSLRVCLHALAEASGPGPVRVVLVDDRPDPARSPLTADVPPSLRSRTIVVPGGARGPAAARNLGWRAAGDVPWIVFLDDDVVPGPTWGDDLTLDLAAATERTAGITARIEVPLPADRRPTDWERSTAGLAGARWITADTAYRRAALAAVGGFDERFRRAFREDADLALRILDAGWTLIGGRRTTTHPVRAAGRWISVRLQAGNADDVLMTRLHGRHWWRRAEAPRGRLPVHLALTGAGVTALGCALLGRHRLAGGCAAAWLVGTTEFALARILPGPRTSDEVLTMALTSVLVPPAATWHWLRGRLAHRTARPLSPLGTGEPAPAPRPAVRERLRS, encoded by the coding sequence ATGACCGAGGCCGACACCCGCACAGGGGACGCCGAGTACGCCGTCGTCGTCCCCACCCTCGGCCGGCCCAGTCTGCGCGTGTGCCTGCACGCCCTGGCCGAGGCGAGCGGACCGGGGCCGGTCCGGGTGGTCCTCGTCGACGACCGGCCCGACCCGGCCCGGTCGCCCCTCACCGCCGACGTCCCGCCGTCCCTGCGCTCGCGCACCATCGTCGTACCCGGTGGGGCGCGCGGCCCCGCCGCCGCACGCAACCTCGGCTGGCGGGCGGCCGGTGACGTGCCCTGGATCGTCTTCCTCGACGACGACGTCGTGCCCGGGCCCACCTGGGGCGACGACCTCACGCTCGACCTGGCCGCGGCGACGGAGCGGACCGCCGGGATCACCGCCCGGATCGAGGTGCCGCTGCCAGCCGACCGCCGCCCGACCGACTGGGAACGCAGCACGGCCGGACTCGCCGGCGCCCGCTGGATCACCGCCGACACGGCGTACCGCCGCGCCGCGCTGGCCGCCGTCGGCGGATTCGACGAGCGCTTCCGGCGGGCCTTCCGGGAGGACGCCGACCTCGCCCTGCGCATCCTCGACGCCGGCTGGACGCTCATCGGGGGCCGGCGCACCACCACCCACCCCGTGCGGGCGGCCGGCCGCTGGATCTCCGTCCGTCTCCAGGCCGGCAACGCCGACGACGTGCTGATGACCCGGCTGCACGGCCGCCACTGGTGGCGCCGGGCCGAGGCGCCCCGCGGGCGGCTGCCCGTGCACCTGGCCCTGACCGGAGCGGGGGTGACGGCGCTCGGCTGCGCCCTGCTCGGCCGGCACCGACTGGCCGGGGGCTGCGCCGCCGCATGGCTGGTCGGCACGACCGAGTTCGCCCTGGCCCGGATCCTGCCCGGGCCGCGCACCAGCGACGAGGTGCTCACCATGGCCCTGACCAGCGTGCTCGTCCCACCGGCCGCGACCTGGCACTGGCTGCGCGGGCGACTCGCGCATCGTACGGCCCGGCCGCTCTCCCCGCTCGGGACCGGCGAGCCGGCGCCCGCGCCCCGCCCGGCGGTCAGGGAACGGCTGCGGTCATGA